One genomic region from Spirosoma sp. KCTC 42546 encodes:
- a CDS encoding acyclic terpene utilization AtuA family protein, whose translation MKQQIRIGCGAGFSGDRLEPALILVQQGQLDYLVLECLAERTIALAQKRKRQDPMLGYDPLLERRIESLLPHLLGKKVRLITNMGAANPLAAAEKIVEIARRLNLSVTVAAVTGDDVFSQLSGDELALETSKPLHESGTLISANAYMGADAILPALKTNADIIITGRVADPSLFVTPMVHEFGWSLEDANQLGQGTVIGHLLECAGQLTGGYFADPGRKDVPDMAHLGHPFADVSPDGTAIFGKVAGTGGILTVATAKEQLLYEVMDPGRYITPDVVADFTQVRLEEIGFDQVKATGGRGQKRPDTLKVSVGYEAGFIGEGEISYAGSNALGRAQLAGSIIQERLQDRFPDLRVDYIGSTSVHRTNFGQYPDPYEIRLRVAGRASTAQQAALVGEEVEALYTNGPAGGGGARKYIHEVVGIVSTLMDRTKITPSISVLQS comes from the coding sequence ATGAAACAGCAAATTCGTATTGGGTGTGGAGCTGGTTTTTCTGGCGACCGGCTCGAACCAGCCCTCATCCTGGTTCAACAAGGCCAGTTGGATTACCTCGTGCTGGAGTGTTTAGCTGAACGAACCATTGCGCTGGCTCAGAAACGCAAGAGGCAAGACCCAATGTTAGGTTACGACCCGCTGCTGGAGCGCCGAATAGAAAGTCTGTTGCCTCATTTACTGGGAAAGAAGGTTCGGCTGATTACCAATATGGGCGCGGCCAACCCACTGGCTGCCGCTGAAAAAATTGTTGAAATCGCCCGGCGACTAAATCTATCCGTTACCGTAGCTGCCGTTACGGGCGATGATGTATTTAGTCAGCTTTCGGGTGACGAACTGGCGTTGGAAACGAGCAAACCACTGCATGAATCCGGTACGCTTATTTCTGCCAATGCCTACATGGGAGCCGATGCTATTTTGCCAGCCCTGAAAACTAATGCCGATATTATCATTACCGGCCGTGTTGCCGACCCGTCGCTATTTGTAACCCCAATGGTACACGAATTTGGCTGGTCGCTGGAGGATGCGAATCAGCTTGGTCAGGGGACAGTTATTGGCCATTTGCTGGAATGTGCAGGCCAACTCACAGGGGGGTATTTTGCCGATCCCGGCCGAAAAGACGTGCCCGACATGGCGCATCTGGGTCATCCGTTTGCCGATGTGTCGCCAGATGGAACGGCTATTTTTGGTAAAGTAGCCGGTACAGGTGGAATACTGACTGTTGCCACCGCAAAAGAACAGTTGTTATATGAAGTCATGGACCCAGGCCGGTATATCACGCCCGATGTTGTCGCTGATTTCACGCAGGTACGTTTGGAAGAAATAGGGTTTGATCAAGTCAAAGCCACAGGCGGTCGCGGTCAGAAGCGACCCGATACCTTAAAAGTAAGCGTGGGCTACGAAGCGGGCTTTATTGGCGAAGGCGAAATTTCCTACGCGGGTTCAAATGCGTTGGGTCGGGCACAATTGGCTGGTTCAATCATTCAGGAGCGCCTGCAAGATCGTTTTCCCGATCTGCGAGTTGACTATATCGGCAGCACTTCGGTGCATCGAACCAACTTTGGGCAGTACCCAGACCCATATGAAATTCGACTACGCGTGGCAGGGAGAGCTTCAACAGCACAACAAGCGGCTTTGGTAGGCGAGGAGGTCGAAGCGCTTTACACCAATGGTCCGGCCGGTGGTGGCGGGGCTCGCAAATACATTCATGAAGTTGTCGGTATCGTATCGACACTAATGGATCGAACAAAAATAACACCCAGTATCAGCGTCCTCCAATCATGA
- a CDS encoding glycosyltransferase family 2 protein, with protein sequence MITSDTPLVSVIMPVYNGERHITDAVESILNQEYTNFELLILDNGSTDKTPALLADFAQRDSRIRVLYEPKPLGYGGEVASNIAARQAKGEFIAKLDADDVAMPDRLAKQIRYLQEHPDVFLVGSQLTLIDEVGRVTGTRAYPVTHEEIYKEFYLRFPIANPAVMYRNTLSEDLYQIQFAHFNDYYSLFRLLQAGYRMHNLPEALTAYRIHTTNTVFTNLRAKWQTNVAIKNRFIEEFDYSAPWLHRVKIAVITRVINLFPERILIKSMNKARQLIKA encoded by the coding sequence ATGATTACGTCAGACACACCACTTGTATCGGTTATCATGCCCGTTTACAACGGTGAGCGGCATATAACTGACGCGGTAGAAAGTATTCTAAATCAAGAGTATACAAATTTCGAACTACTGATTCTGGACAATGGATCAACTGACAAAACGCCTGCCTTACTGGCTGATTTTGCCCAGCGAGACAGTCGTATTCGCGTGTTATATGAGCCTAAACCCCTGGGTTATGGTGGTGAAGTAGCCAGCAATATAGCGGCCCGTCAGGCAAAAGGTGAATTTATTGCCAAACTTGATGCAGATGATGTAGCTATGCCCGATCGGTTGGCCAAACAGATACGTTATTTACAGGAACATCCTGACGTTTTTCTGGTTGGCAGTCAATTGACACTCATCGATGAAGTAGGCCGGGTTACGGGTACGCGTGCCTATCCTGTTACGCATGAGGAAATTTACAAGGAGTTTTACCTTCGGTTTCCGATAGCTAATCCGGCCGTGATGTACAGAAATACGCTGAGCGAGGATTTATATCAGATTCAGTTTGCTCATTTCAACGATTATTACAGTCTGTTTCGGTTGCTGCAGGCTGGGTATCGAATGCACAATCTGCCTGAAGCCCTAACCGCTTACCGGATTCACACAACGAATACAGTCTTTACCAACTTACGGGCTAAATGGCAAACGAACGTAGCTATCAAGAACCGTTTTATTGAGGAATTTGACTATTCGGCTCCTTGGCTACATCGGGTCAAAATAGCCGTAATTACGCGTGTTATCAACCTATTTCCTGAACGGATTCTTATTAAATCAATGAATAAAGCCCGCCAGCTCATTAAAGCCTAA
- a CDS encoding DUF2304 domain-containing protein, with the protein MNAEIQFGFTPIQLLLSVLLLVIAVASLRLFRNRLLYRLFFVAIVLTGILFVTVPELPYYIANRLGVGRGVDLVFYLLFTGFLLLIAVLYRRLLQHDVIITQIIRQNAIKNHNSPNTYSKAKEHAKRL; encoded by the coding sequence ATGAACGCTGAGATTCAATTTGGGTTCACACCCATTCAGCTGCTGCTGTCTGTTTTATTGCTGGTTATAGCCGTAGCGTCGCTGAGACTTTTCCGGAATCGCCTATTGTATCGCTTGTTCTTTGTGGCAATCGTACTAACAGGTATTCTATTCGTGACGGTACCCGAGCTGCCTTATTACATTGCGAACCGACTTGGGGTAGGACGTGGGGTCGATCTGGTGTTTTATCTGCTCTTTACGGGTTTTCTACTGTTGATTGCCGTGTTGTATCGAAGACTGTTACAACATGACGTCATTATTACGCAGATTATCCGGCAAAATGCTATTAAAAATCACAATAGTCCGAACACATACAGCAAAGCAAAAGAACACGCGAAACGGCTTTGA
- a CDS encoding glycosyltransferase family 2 protein: MTDQVFVIIPSFNEGKVIRQTIKSLGDQYNIVLIDDASTDDTANAVRDLPIYYLRHDINLGQGAALQTGMDFALQQGADIVVHFDADGQHNPADIDRFINVLKDQKVDVVLGSRFMRQDDFLAIPRLRRLLLRVARIVNGLLTGLWLSDAHNGFRVMNRQALRAIQLKENRMAHATEILMQIRRRQLHFVECPTHIVYTEYSQVKGQRWQGAIDILIDVFINKYFR, from the coding sequence ATGACTGACCAGGTTTTCGTTATTATCCCCTCTTTTAATGAAGGGAAAGTCATTCGCCAGACAATCAAGTCACTGGGTGATCAGTACAATATTGTCCTGATCGACGATGCGTCTACGGATGATACGGCTAATGCAGTTCGTGACTTGCCCATTTATTACCTACGTCACGATATTAATCTGGGACAGGGAGCTGCCTTGCAAACTGGAATGGACTTTGCTCTGCAGCAGGGAGCGGATATTGTCGTTCATTTTGATGCAGACGGGCAACATAATCCGGCGGACATTGATCGATTCATTAACGTATTAAAGGATCAGAAGGTCGATGTAGTACTAGGGTCACGATTTATGCGGCAGGATGATTTTTTAGCGATACCGCGCCTAAGACGTTTACTGTTGAGAGTAGCCAGAATTGTGAATGGATTGCTCACTGGATTATGGCTTTCCGATGCACACAATGGCTTTCGGGTGATGAATAGGCAGGCACTGCGGGCAATTCAGCTGAAAGAAAACCGGATGGCCCATGCTACCGAAATTCTGATGCAGATCAGACGTCGGCAATTGCACTTCGTTGAGTGCCCAACACACATTGTTTATACGGAATACTCACAGGTGAAAGGTCAGCGCTGGCAGGGTGCTATCGATATTTTGATTGACGTATTCATCAATAAATATTTTCGCTAA
- a CDS encoding M28 family peptidase: MTSQQLLLAAGLISLPFASIAQEKFANTITAADLEKHLRVLAADDMEGRETGTRGQRKAADYIATQFAAEGLKPIVKETDGKLGYLQPYTLYKKNWGDFYVSAGGKRFEPQKDFMPNGLLYLPTETSYETVFVGYGISDTNYDDYAGRDVKGKALVMLDDEPKAANGTKLVSGSSEASKWGGPNGWRAKSLAAKDKGAAQVFIVSAESAEAFKQLLTQRSAMQARFNRLSLKPGAENVGSAGVFLITADMAAALLNTSTATLGQTTTQLAQSTKPVASSLAGNVAVKADRVDEKTESSNVLGFIEGTDKKDEVLVVSSHYDHIGISADGQINNGANDDGSGTVSVLEIAQAFAKAKAAGKGPRRSILFLTVSGEEKGLLGSQYYADMSPVIPLEKTVADLNIDMVGRVDDLHLGKSDNYIYVIGSDKLSSELHKISEETNKKYINMELDYKYNDPKDSQRIYYRSDHYNFAKHQIPIIFYFNGLHPDYHKPTDDIEKIDFKLAEKSARLVFYTAWDIANRDQRLVVDSNKQ; encoded by the coding sequence ATGACTTCTCAACAACTACTACTGGCCGCCGGGCTAATCAGCCTGCCTTTCGCCAGTATCGCTCAGGAAAAGTTTGCCAATACTATTACGGCAGCTGACCTTGAAAAACACCTCCGTGTCTTGGCTGCCGATGACATGGAAGGCCGCGAAACCGGAACCCGTGGCCAGCGCAAAGCCGCCGATTATATTGCTACTCAGTTTGCCGCCGAGGGGCTCAAACCCATCGTTAAGGAAACGGATGGCAAGCTGGGTTATTTACAGCCCTATACGCTTTACAAAAAGAATTGGGGTGATTTTTATGTGAGTGCGGGAGGAAAACGGTTTGAACCGCAGAAGGATTTCATGCCGAACGGCTTGTTGTATCTGCCTACTGAAACAAGCTATGAAACGGTATTTGTTGGCTACGGTATCAGCGACACGAACTACGACGATTATGCAGGGCGCGACGTAAAAGGCAAAGCCCTTGTGATGCTGGATGATGAGCCTAAAGCCGCTAATGGTACAAAACTGGTGAGCGGCAGCAGCGAAGCCTCCAAATGGGGCGGGCCAAACGGCTGGCGGGCAAAGAGCCTGGCAGCAAAGGATAAGGGAGCTGCTCAGGTGTTTATTGTTTCAGCGGAATCGGCCGAAGCGTTTAAACAGTTGCTCACCCAACGTAGCGCCATGCAGGCCCGGTTCAATCGATTGAGCCTGAAGCCTGGTGCTGAAAATGTAGGTTCAGCGGGTGTATTTCTGATTACAGCAGATATGGCAGCGGCCTTACTGAATACCTCCACCGCCACGCTAGGGCAAACAACCACTCAACTTGCGCAATCGACAAAGCCCGTTGCCTCATCACTAGCAGGCAACGTAGCGGTTAAAGCTGATCGGGTTGATGAAAAAACGGAGTCATCAAACGTATTGGGCTTTATTGAAGGAACCGACAAAAAAGACGAAGTGCTGGTCGTTTCCTCGCACTACGACCATATCGGTATCAGCGCCGATGGGCAGATTAATAATGGGGCTAACGACGATGGATCAGGTACGGTATCGGTACTGGAAATTGCACAGGCATTCGCCAAAGCCAAGGCGGCTGGTAAAGGACCCCGCCGATCTATTTTATTCCTGACCGTATCGGGCGAAGAAAAAGGTCTGCTAGGTTCGCAGTATTACGCGGATATGAGTCCGGTGATTCCCCTTGAGAAAACCGTCGCTGATTTAAACATCGACATGGTGGGTCGGGTTGATGATCTGCATCTGGGCAAATCGGATAACTATATCTACGTGATCGGTTCCGACAAACTTTCATCGGAACTGCACAAAATCAGTGAGGAGACGAATAAAAAGTACATCAATATGGAGCTGGATTATAAGTATAACGATCCAAAAGATTCTCAGCGAATCTACTACCGCTCCGATCATTATAACTTCGCCAAGCATCAGATTCCCATTATCTTTTATTTCAACGGTCTGCATCCCGATTATCACAAACCAACAGATGACATCGAGAAAATCGACTTCAAACTGGCCGAAAAATCAGCCCGGCTCGTCTTCTACACCGCCTGGGACATTGCCAATCGCGACCAGCGCCTAGTGGTCGATAGTAATAAGCAGTAG
- a CDS encoding FkbM family methyltransferase — MKKFLQWLLAPARIVLLQPVYEKLHLFTLYAMNYGGGSFTDDSGEEYVVRYVARKTAEQSEPVTIFDVGANVGTYAQMILKGFGKRATIHCFEPSRATYQTLKANVPEQNVYKHNIGLSDQAGELALYTDAEQSGMTSVYERDLQHIQVSFAQHEVAAFSTADEFAASQGIKQIDLLKIDVEGHELAVLKGASKLIEEQRIRFIQFEFGGTSIDSRTYFRDFWHLLSPNFTLYRIVGNGLRRIDAYSEFLEIFVTVNFLAERK, encoded by the coding sequence ATGAAGAAATTTCTGCAATGGTTGTTAGCACCTGCCCGAATTGTGTTACTACAACCCGTTTACGAAAAACTGCATTTGTTTACGCTGTACGCCATGAATTATGGCGGAGGCTCCTTTACGGACGATAGCGGAGAAGAGTACGTTGTTCGCTATGTAGCCCGCAAAACGGCGGAACAGAGCGAGCCTGTTACCATTTTTGATGTGGGCGCAAATGTGGGCACCTATGCCCAAATGATCTTGAAAGGGTTTGGCAAACGAGCCACGATCCATTGTTTCGAACCGTCTCGGGCTACCTATCAAACCTTAAAAGCAAATGTCCCGGAACAAAACGTCTATAAACACAACATTGGTTTAAGCGATCAGGCGGGTGAACTAGCTTTATATACCGATGCCGAACAATCGGGGATGACATCGGTGTATGAGCGCGATTTGCAGCACATTCAGGTGTCATTTGCCCAACATGAAGTCGCAGCTTTTAGTACGGCCGACGAGTTTGCCGCCAGTCAGGGGATCAAACAGATCGATTTGTTGAAGATTGATGTAGAAGGGCATGAATTAGCCGTTTTAAAGGGAGCCAGTAAACTGATCGAGGAACAGCGCATTCGCTTTATTCAGTTTGAATTTGGAGGAACAAGTATTGATTCCCGGACCTACTTCCGGGATTTCTGGCACTTGCTCTCCCCTAATTTTACTCTCTATCGAATTGTTGGGAACGGTCTGCGCCGGATCGATGCGTATTCCGAATTCCTCGAAATATTCGTTACCGTTAATTTTCTGGCCGAACGAAAATGA
- a CDS encoding CitMHS family transporter — protein MLSLLGFATIGVFLALIITKRLSVITALVLVPLVFGFLAGFNPKELGEMILAGIKQVAPTGILLMFAVLYFATMLDAGLFDPISTAIIRYVKGDPLKVIIGTAILTMIVHLDGDGTATFMIVMSAFLPIYKLLGINRLILPGIVALSVGPMHLVPWSGTSARAISTLKTDATQLFNPNIPAIIAGICWVLFVAYWFGLKERKRLGISELRYVHHESLTEEQRQFRRPKLFWINALLTIGLITTLMKGWVPAPALFIVAAVVALLVNYPKLADQQKVVRSHGNNIFMVSSMIFAAGVFSGILTGSKMIDSMATSVVSLIPQQHAAWLPTLTAITSMPASLLFTPDAYYFGVVPILSQTATQFGIDPLEIGRAALLGQMTVGFPVSPLTASTFLLVGLAEVDLGDHQKFILKWAFGTTVVMTLAALLTGSIHL, from the coding sequence ATGCTCTCTCTACTTGGCTTTGCCACCATTGGCGTTTTTCTCGCCCTAATCATTACCAAGCGTTTGTCGGTCATTACGGCTCTGGTGCTGGTGCCGCTGGTTTTTGGGTTCCTGGCAGGATTTAACCCAAAAGAACTGGGAGAGATGATTCTGGCAGGCATCAAGCAGGTTGCTCCAACGGGTATCCTGTTGATGTTTGCCGTGCTGTATTTCGCGACGATGCTCGATGCGGGGCTGTTCGATCCTATTAGTACCGCCATCATCCGCTACGTAAAAGGCGATCCGCTAAAAGTGATCATCGGTACGGCAATACTGACCATGATTGTCCACCTTGACGGGGATGGTACGGCAACGTTCATGATCGTGATGTCGGCGTTTCTGCCGATTTACAAACTATTGGGCATCAATCGCCTGATTCTTCCTGGAATTGTAGCGCTGAGCGTTGGCCCGATGCACCTGGTCCCCTGGTCGGGAACTTCGGCGCGAGCCATTTCGACGCTAAAAACCGATGCAACCCAGCTCTTTAATCCAAATATTCCGGCTATTATCGCCGGAATCTGTTGGGTGCTATTTGTCGCGTACTGGTTTGGTCTGAAGGAGCGAAAACGGCTTGGTATTAGTGAGTTGCGCTATGTTCATCACGAAAGCCTGACCGAAGAACAGCGACAATTCCGTCGCCCGAAACTATTCTGGATCAATGCGTTATTGACTATAGGCCTCATTACTACGTTGATGAAGGGTTGGGTACCCGCACCCGCCCTGTTCATTGTGGCTGCGGTGGTTGCCTTGTTGGTTAACTATCCTAAACTCGCCGATCAGCAAAAAGTAGTCCGGAGTCACGGCAATAATATTTTCATGGTATCGAGCATGATCTTTGCCGCGGGCGTTTTTTCGGGGATTCTGACGGGTTCTAAAATGATCGACTCGATGGCGACTTCGGTTGTTTCGTTGATTCCCCAGCAACACGCAGCCTGGTTGCCAACGCTCACGGCCATTACCAGTATGCCAGCCAGTCTGCTCTTTACCCCCGACGCCTACTATTTCGGGGTAGTCCCGATTTTGAGTCAAACGGCTACTCAGTTCGGTATCGATCCGCTTGAAATTGGGCGTGCGGCTTTGTTGGGTCAAATGACAGTTGGCTTTCCGGTTAGTCCTCTTACGGCATCGACCTTTTTGCTGGTTGGTCTGGCCGAGGTTGACTTAGGCGATCATCAGAAATTTATTCTCAAATGGGCCTTCGGCACAACCGTAGTTATGACGTTGGCGGCACTCTTAACAGGCTCTATTCACCTATGA
- a CDS encoding alpha-1,2-fucosyltransferase — MVISILAGGLGNQLFQYAFGFSLARQLHTELQLERHLLESRMLAKLRKYTPRQYELDVFAISQKAASTYDVLRTLSQTLLPGHQAILLCETDLDSQEVLLNQTKDVLCLGYWQSENYFKSETEALRKQLVFQKHPSHATLAVANAILAHSNATFVHIRRGDYVTNTNANQHHGLCGKEYYQQAIDYLRERVSDAHFFVFSDDMEWVERELRDLFRPATFVDHNSGADSWQDMYLMSLCRHAIVANSSFSWWGAWLNPVADRVVVAPSQWFANQPQQIIPQQWHSL; from the coding sequence ATGGTAATCTCTATTCTGGCGGGAGGGCTGGGAAATCAGTTGTTCCAGTACGCATTCGGTTTCAGTTTGGCCCGCCAGCTTCATACCGAACTTCAGTTGGAACGACACTTGCTGGAAAGCCGCATGCTGGCCAAACTACGCAAGTACACGCCCCGGCAATATGAACTGGATGTTTTTGCCATATCACAAAAAGCGGCCTCTACGTACGATGTACTACGAACCCTGAGCCAAACCCTCCTGCCTGGCCACCAAGCTATTCTGTTATGTGAAACAGACCTGGATTCTCAGGAGGTTTTACTCAACCAGACAAAGGACGTATTATGCCTGGGGTATTGGCAATCAGAAAATTACTTCAAATCGGAAACAGAAGCACTGAGAAAGCAATTAGTCTTTCAGAAACACCCATCTCATGCAACATTGGCCGTTGCCAATGCTATTTTGGCCCACTCCAATGCAACGTTTGTTCATATCCGCCGAGGTGATTATGTAACGAATACCAATGCCAATCAGCATCATGGCCTTTGTGGGAAGGAATACTATCAACAAGCAATCGACTACCTGCGCGAACGGGTATCTGATGCTCATTTCTTTGTCTTTTCTGACGATATGGAGTGGGTGGAACGGGAATTAAGGGACTTATTCCGACCCGCTACGTTTGTCGACCATAACAGTGGGGCCGATAGTTGGCAGGACATGTATCTAATGAGTTTATGCCGCCACGCTATCGTTGCAAACAGTTCATTCAGTTGGTGGGGAGCCTGGCTCAATCCAGTAGCCGACCGAGTGGTTGTAGCACCGAGCCAGTGGTTTGCCAATCAGCCACAGCAGATTATTCCCCAGCAATGGCATAGTTTATAG
- a CDS encoding lysylphosphatidylglycerol synthase transmembrane domain-containing protein, which yields MNKSFVRQALPVLLTIGLLWYVLKDVPLTELAAQFRLADYRWLALTGLLIGVYHLVKAARWQLTLQALGYQPTLFRTTVALLAGSLASMLVPGAGEITRCGTLQRTDGVPLAQGIGSVVAERVVDIFMLLLIIGLTVLLEFRRVGQYLVELLSPVVHRFSPNGQSNTLLIGLTIGFLTIVVLLYWLLRSPAFWQHRLIIRLTTIAGEIKRGFLSIQQLKRPWLFIFLTILSYGLIFLTTYTLFFASPRTVTLPPQAALTILTVSSIGGIAVPTQGGLGTYHFLVSRALVLYGMTLTEGVIVATFLHAVQTGFALLLSSLSFLIIPLLITNRQKKQESNLVK from the coding sequence ATGAATAAATCGTTTGTACGGCAAGCATTGCCCGTTCTGTTAACAATTGGGCTGCTGTGGTACGTACTAAAAGATGTTCCTCTTACTGAACTGGCAGCTCAGTTTCGCCTGGCCGATTATCGTTGGCTGGCCTTGACGGGCTTGCTCATTGGCGTGTATCATCTGGTGAAGGCCGCCCGCTGGCAACTCACCTTACAGGCTCTCGGTTACCAGCCCACCCTCTTTCGCACAACTGTAGCCCTGCTGGCCGGTTCATTGGCCAGTATGCTGGTGCCTGGTGCAGGGGAGATAACTCGCTGTGGCACCCTACAACGCACCGATGGTGTTCCGCTGGCGCAGGGTATTGGCTCGGTAGTGGCCGAGCGAGTTGTTGATATTTTTATGCTTCTGTTGATTATTGGCCTTACCGTTTTGCTGGAATTCAGGCGGGTGGGTCAATACCTCGTGGAACTGCTATCGCCCGTAGTTCATCGATTTTCACCTAATGGTCAATCGAATACGCTGTTAATCGGGTTGACAATTGGTTTTCTGACGATTGTCGTATTGCTCTACTGGCTCCTGCGAAGTCCCGCCTTCTGGCAGCATCGGCTCATTATTCGGCTGACAACCATTGCTGGAGAGATTAAACGTGGTTTCCTGAGCATTCAGCAATTGAAACGACCATGGCTGTTCATTTTTCTAACCATTTTGAGTTACGGCCTTATCTTTCTAACCACCTACACGCTCTTCTTTGCATCGCCCCGAACGGTTACCCTTCCCCCACAAGCTGCGTTAACGATCCTGACCGTCAGTTCCATTGGGGGAATTGCCGTACCAACACAAGGTGGCCTGGGAACGTATCACTTTCTGGTGAGCCGGGCTTTAGTACTGTATGGTATGACGCTCACCGAAGGCGTTATTGTAGCTACCTTTCTGCATGCTGTTCAAACCGGCTTTGCCTTATTGTTGAGCAGCCTGAGCTTTCTGATTATTCCTCTCTTGATCACAAATCGACAGAAAAAGCAGGAATCGAATTTAGTAAAGTAA
- a CDS encoding DUF268 domain-containing protein has protein sequence MIGRILKIGTQIVWGGIKATPAYINDYFTLKKQLNGHPDFPIRGYYPAIFDRYDESGILIKHYFLQDLYVSQRIFKNNPIKHVDIGSRVDGFVGHVASYRPIEIIDIRPLTRPIPNVSFRQADLMNLPADLIHSTDSISTLHAIEHFGLGRYGDPIDANGHLKALDNIRQIIKPGGTFYFSTPIGPQGIVYNAHRVFSVSYLVKLFAPHYTIDRFSYIDDNEQFVENADLRSDAVQTNFGCTYGCGIFEMTRRVD, from the coding sequence ATGATCGGACGAATCCTCAAAATAGGAACACAAATCGTTTGGGGCGGCATAAAAGCGACCCCTGCATATATAAACGACTACTTTACGCTCAAGAAACAGCTGAACGGACATCCAGACTTCCCTATCCGGGGTTATTATCCGGCTATTTTTGATCGATATGATGAAAGCGGTATCCTGATAAAACATTACTTCCTTCAGGACCTGTATGTGTCGCAGCGCATCTTCAAAAATAATCCCATCAAACATGTGGATATTGGTTCTCGTGTTGACGGGTTTGTGGGGCATGTAGCCTCGTATCGGCCAATTGAAATTATTGATATCCGTCCGCTAACCCGGCCTATTCCCAATGTTAGTTTTCGGCAGGCCGATTTAATGAATTTACCCGCCGACCTGATTCACTCGACCGATTCCATTTCGACTTTACACGCTATCGAGCACTTCGGATTAGGACGCTACGGTGATCCAATTGATGCTAATGGCCATCTAAAAGCGTTGGATAATATCCGACAGATTATCAAACCCGGTGGCACGTTCTACTTCTCAACGCCCATTGGCCCACAGGGAATCGTTTATAATGCTCACCGGGTATTTTCAGTGAGCTACCTGGTTAAGTTATTTGCCCCACATTATACCATAGATCGATTTTCATATATCGATGATAATGAGCAATTTGTAGAGAACGCTGATTTACGTTCAGACGCAGTTCAGACTAATTTTGGCTGCACGTATGGATGTGGTATTTTTGAGATGACCCGACGAGTCGATTAG